The nucleotide window TGTGTACGAAGGGTGTTGGCGAATGGTCTGTCCGAGGGCGGTGCGCGTGTCTACGATGGTGGCAAGTCTCTCGCGccaggtggtggtggaatCACCGGCCCATCGATCTTGGTCCTCCCTAGGCGTGCTTTCGGTTACAATGAGGATGACGGGTACGTTGGCGAATCCTCGTGATGTGAGTGCTATCGACTGCTGGATGTGATACTGCAGAGAAGTCTGGAAGAGCTCTTTGGTTGGCAGGTGATGTAGGTTCGGCAGATCTTCCAATAGAATCGCTCTGCGTCGATTTGAAGCAGCATCGCACGTGATCGAACTCGATTCTCCTTCCTGTTCGTGTttctgctcgtgctcgtgctcgtgaAACTTCAAAGTAGGAAACTTTGCAGCCTTGGAAAGGAAATCCGTGAAGCGTTCGATGAAACTAGGACCGGGGGCATTGGCGTCAAAGCTAGGCTGATCGTTGTGCCATTCGAGGATGTCGAAGTCCAGGTCGGTGGCGAGTGCACGAACTGTAGCCGACTTTCCAGCTCCTGCTGGACCTGTCAATGCTAGCACTTTGCGATGTTTGACCAGAGCAGGGGTGGAAGAGAAGGATTCCTGCAACCACGTCCGCACTTGGGCTACTTTTTTGGGATGAATCGCGAGCTCTTGGATGCTGAGCGGGGCTAATCGCTCGGACCAGAGACTGTCTGCATGGTCGGGCTGGGAAGGATGGTTGGGTAGAGTGACGGGAccttgctgcttctgctttcCCTTGTCATTGGTTGATGGCGGAGGACGCACTGGTGGTAGTTgggttggtggtggtggttgTTGATGGGTCGTCGTCGTGGTGGGAACAGCTGCAGGCAGCCCGAAAGAAGGCGTGCTACTGAGCAGCCTTGAGCCAGAAGAGCGCGTAGAGGAAGAGGTAGAGTGAAAGGAaaagtcgagcttgttctgTTTGAGCCTAGGCTTGCTtgaagaggacgacgaggaagtGTTTGAGCTGGTAGACAAGGTGCGTTGAAAAGACCTGTTGGACCGGGGAGGCATGCTGAAGTTGTTGACTGCCTTCCCAGCCCTCGATACGCGGCGAGAAAGCGATGTTGACGCTCTCCAGCTTGTGTCCTTGGTTGtgtgaatcaccaatcgtgaatggtaTGAACGAGAAAGATCGGTAAAGTCGATGAACTCTCCGAACGACACATGTGGAGCAAGTCGAGAGTAAGCTGTTGAGTCGGCCGGGTCTGTGTGATGAATGTTACACTCACCACGAAGGGCTTTTTcttagtcgtgagtgtcagtcagagtcgtgagtcgtgagtcgtgagtcaggTGTTGTTCTTCAGGCAACACGcgaagtcgtgagtgttgttCTCTTTCGAATTACACATCGCATTCACATTTATGAACTTATATTTACTAGTTGTAGATAGTTAATCCAAcgcatcattcgtgattcgcgacTCCCGACTCAGACAAAATATTTTTTAGAGTCACCGTGGATGAGTGCGTACCACCAGAATTAGAGCCTAGCATACAGTCTCAAATtgttaatcacgaataaatTTGTGATGGTAGATGAGATTTACCCATTTTTTTAAtattttttttttgaaAATTTCCATCAGTTTTTCGCCCACTCACAGCTGACTGCGTGTGCTGAGGGGTGTGTGTATGGCGAGCGGTACTTGGCCACGTCGGACCTTCCACGATCTCTGTCTATGCTCTTATCCGTCACGCTCACTCGCTTGTTTCGTAGACGTGCCACAAGACCACACTGTCCTTGATAGAAGGGCACCGATTCGACTCGAAAATGGACGCTCTGGTGCAGCTATTCACCCACTCGTTGGATCCCAACCCCAACGCTCGTAAGGCggctgagctcgagctcaagaaagTCGAAGCTCACGATGGAATGCTCTCCTCGGTCTTTCAGATCGTCGCTTCCACTCAGCTCAGCATTTCAGTGAGGCAAGCCGCTGCCGTCTACTTTAAGAACCGCGTGCAAAGGCATTGGGACTCGACTCCCGTTCGTGGGGCACCCACCGTCACTGCCATCCCTCAAGGCGATAAGGATGCCATCAAGTCTGCCATTCTTCAGACCCTCGTGGAAACTACCGCTCCCATCCAGGTTCATGTTGCAAATGCGCTTCGTACCATCGTGAAATGCGACTTCCCGGATCAGTGGCCACATCTATTGGACCAGATCGGACAGCTCCTCCAGAGCCAAGAGCCTCACCAGGTTTACGGCGGTCTTCGTGCGCTACTCGAGGTGGTTCGAGCCTACAGGTGGAACAACGGCTCCAAGATGATGGAGCAACTCGCACCTGCTACTCTGCCGCTTATCTTGCGTACCGGCGAAAACCTGCTCAATTCCGACAATTTTTCGTTCCCAAGGGTCGGCGAGATCATCTATGTGATCCTCAAAGTCTACAAGACTTCGATGCACTCTGAGCTCACCAAGCACCAGCAGACGCACGAGTCAATCGTTCCTTGGGGCTCTTTTCTACTTCAAGTTGTTCAGAAGGAGATCGACCCAGCGAACCTACcctcggacgacgaagaggcaATGGAGGCGGCTCCTTGGTGGAAGGCAAAGAAGTGGGCTTTCCACACCCTCAACAAGCTCTTCTCTCGCTACGGCAACCCGTCCCAGCTTCCGTCGGACATGCAGAATTACAAACCTTTCGCCGAGCATTTTGTTCAGACGTTTGCTCCGGAAATCCTCAAGGTGTACCTGCGCATCGCCGAAGCCAACAGCCAAGGCTCCATGTGGATTTCCAAAAAGGCCTTCTACTTTCTCTGCATGTTCTTCACCGAATGTGTCAAGCCCAAGACTACGTGGGCGCTTCTCAAGCCGCACGTGCCTCAGCTCACCCAGTCATTCATCTTCCCGCGTCTCTGCTTTAgcgaagaggatgacgagTTGTGGGAGCTGGACGCGGTCGACTTTGTACGAGCCAATCTTGACCCGTTCGAGGAGATTGGCTCTGTGTCCGGCTCGGCTGCTACGTTTGTCCAGACCGTCGCATCCAAGCGTACCAAGAGCGCGTTTATGCCTTTGCTCGAATTTGTCACTTCAGTGGTCAACGCCTATCCAATGGAGAGGAGCGCCAAGGAGAAGGACGGAGCCTTCCATCTCTGCCGTGCTATGGACTTGACCATGGTCAACCACGAAAAGGTGTCTGGAATGCTTGACTCGTTCTTTGCGCAGCATGTGATCCCGGAGATGAAGAGCGAGCACAAATTTTTGCGTTATCGCGCTTGCGACTTGGTCAAGGCGTTTGATCACAACGGTATGCAGTGGAGCAACAATGCGACGTTGGAAGCAGCGTTCCGTGGAGTGATGGATTGTATTGgagatgccgagcttccCGTTCGTGTTGTTGCCGCTGAAGCGAttggctcgctcatcgaccACGATGAAGTGCACGCAGCAATGGCGCCAAATGCGGCTCGTCTTATGCAGGAactgctcaagctcagcgaCGAGACGGATCTAGACATTCTCTCTCCGACAAAGTCCAAAGTGGTGGCCAACTTTGGCGAGGAATTGCTGCCCTTTTCGATCCAGCTCACGGAGCAGATGGCCGAGTCGTACCTGCGTCTGGTCAACGAGAACCTCGAAAGTGCAGATCGCGATCCTGATGGTACCATGGAGCTCAACATGGATAACCACGAAGACGACAAGCTGTTTGCTGCTATGGGTTGTCTCAACACCATCTTCCAGATCATCGCTTCGGCCGAATCCAAACCGGACATCCTTGAG belongs to Mycosarcoma maydis chromosome 3, whole genome shotgun sequence and includes:
- a CDS encoding uncharacterized protein (related to NMD5 - Nam7p interacting protein (Importin-8)), which encodes MDALVQLFTHSLDPNPNARKAAELELKKVEAHDGMLSSVFQIVASTQLSISVRQAAAVYFKNRVQRHWDSTPVRGAPTVTAIPQGDKDAIKSAILQTLVETTAPIQVHVANALRTIVKCDFPDQWPHLLDQIGQLLQSQEPHQVYGGLRALLEVVRAYRWNNGSKMMEQLAPATLPLILRTGENLLNSDNFSFPRVGEIIYVILKVYKTSMHSELTKHQQTHESIVPWGSFLLQVVQKEIDPANLPSDDEEAMEAAPWWKAKKWAFHTLNKLFSRYGNPSQLPSDMQNYKPFAEHFVQTFAPEILKVYLRIAEANSQGSMWISKKAFYFLCMFFTECVKPKTTWALLKPHVPQLTQSFIFPRLCFSEEDDELWELDAVDFVRANLDPFEEIGSVSGSAATFVQTVASKRTKSAFMPLLEFVTSVVNAYPMERSAKEKDGAFHLCRAMDLTMVNHEKVSGMLDSFFAQHVIPEMKSEHKFLRYRACDLVKAFDHNGMQWSNNATLEAAFRGVMDCIGDAELPVRVVAAEAIGSLIDHDEVHAAMAPNAARLMQELLKLSDETDLDILSPTKSKVVANFGEELLPFSIQLTEQMAESYLRLVNENLESADRDPDGTMELNMDNHEDDKLFAAMGCLNTIFQIIASAESKPDILEKLEAVVLPIVAFTLEKDCVELFDDCLELTDTLTYFQKKVSPAMWHIFTLIYKSFKGAGIDYLSEMLPTIDNCVSYGVEVVQQSSEYKSMLVDIFLTAMTSDQLGITDQVAACKLADVILLLLKGGVDEALPQIVNAVLPHTVDEEKIKADVRKWSVIVVLDALVYNAGATLQVVEANGATAALFGAVTTLLPKLTRVHEKKVAASAIIQLLALEPALLPAALQSNLTAFLVALATQLDGLPDAIRKRNEMLEAFENESADQEEDETSFASSSAGVNVDTSGFEDVDDDHDVLDEENEYMEMFARERAKLRARANGEELEDDEDEDDEFVDEDDEDDELSYESPMDAVPVFEQFRQLLTSYQSERPDVWAKIAAELTADQMQLIQQAAEGKDERVKTL